Part of the bacterium genome is shown below.
TATTATTATTTTATGAGATGTGGTAAAGGATATCCTTTATTTTTATGGGAAGGTAAAGACAAAAGTAAAGTCATTGCTTTTAATAGTGTCTATAATAACCAAATTGATTCTGATAGAATAATTCCACTTTTTGAAGATTATTATAAAAAGTATAAAATCAAAGAGTTTATGTTTGTTTATGGAGTTGGAGACCATGGTGGTGGCCCAACAGAAGAGGATATTAAAAGGAAAATTAAACTAAATGATAAGCCTTGTTTCCCAACACTAGAATTTTCTACTAC
Proteins encoded:
- a CDS encoding alpha-mannosidase, which gives rise to LYSKKYIKENFGKEIYIMWVPDTFGHPQTIPTILKNAGIKYYYFMRCGKGYPLFLWEGKDKSKVIAFNSVYNNQIDSDRIIPLFEDYYKKYKIKEFMFVYGVGDHGGGPTEEDIKRKIKLNDKPCFPTLEFSTTERYFKSIEKFKNKLPVIKDELNFIFEGCYTTHSD